Below is a genomic region from Patescibacteria group bacterium.
TATTTCAAAGTCGTTGTCTTTTATTAAAGCCTCAAACCCGGGTAAACCGAATTCGGCAGTGCCGATGAAGATTGTTTTAGTTTTATTCATTTTTGTTTTTTAATTTTTCATTTTCTATCTCTACCGCCTTGTCAATAAAAAGTATTCCGTCAAGATGATCAATCTCATGCTGTATCACCCGAGCCATCATGCCGACGGCGGTAAGTTTGGTTTTTTTGCCGTCTTTATCCGTATAAGTTAAGCTGATTTTTTTGTGCCTTTTAACTTTGCCGAAAACTCCGGGTATGGATAAGCAGCCTTCTTGCCCTATTTCGCGCGCCCAGGATTTTTTAGTGAATTTGGGGTTTATCAAGCAGAAAACTCCGTCTTTGGAATTAATGACGGCCAATCTGATATTCTTCCCAATTTGCGGAGCGGCCAAGCCAACGCCGTCGGTTTTAAGCATGGTTTTATCCATGGCGGAAATAAGGTTTTTAAATTCGCGGCTTTTTATAGCTTCCGGGCTTATTTCAATTGATTTTTTCCTTAAAATCTGGTTGGGCTGAGTTATT
It encodes:
- the def gene encoding peptide deformylase, translated to MPILKIITQPNQILRKKSIEISPEAIKSREFKNLISAMDKTMLKTDGVGLAAPQIGKNIRLAVINSKDGVFCLINPKFTKKSWAREIGQEGCLSIPGVFGKVKRHKKISLTYTDKDGKKTKLTAVGMMARVIQHEIDHLDGILFIDKAVEIENEKLKNKNE